In Podospora pseudoanserina strain CBS 124.78 chromosome 5, whole genome shotgun sequence, a single window of DNA contains:
- a CDS encoding hypothetical protein (EggNog:ENOG503PFUQ), translating into MDQPIKTWILTKSTGYPSRDFLLQLGQVLRDPRQPMLPLFASSADPPPQMSGMQASEKKTEGVTMGINLSLTRCFDLWTNTSVLPAAGAIQAARKCQPAGCAKRKCGVPNTINEAPAEPCLIH; encoded by the coding sequence ATGGATCAGCCTATCAAGACATGGATCCTTACCAAGAGCACTGGTTACCCCTCAAGAGActtccttctccagcttggTCAGGTTCTTCGCGATCCCAGACAGCCCATGCTTCCGCTTTTCGCGTCATCAGCCgacccaccaccccagatGTCGGGGATGCAGGCTTCTGAGAAAAAGACTGAAGGTGTCACCATGGGAATAAACTTGAGCTTGACTCGATGTTTTGATCTTTGGACAAACACCTCCGTTCTCCCAGCCGCGGGGGCTATTCAGGCTGCGCGTAAATGCCAACCTGCAGGGTGCGCCAAACGCAAATGCGGGGTTCCTAACACAATCAACGAGGCTCCAGCAGAACCATGCCTCATTCACTAA
- a CDS encoding hypothetical protein (EggNog:ENOG503PUC0; COG:S), which produces MALHNDGQIGMERGVLRYEDVNGHTADAEFPFSEVLKHELHYRERIVLCLRLVRSLLDLHNTTWLRGDWGVEDIWVYGKSSSSELQLRQPYLRLALPSNQSDSPVDSQPSTTSDFFGDMHRFPHALSLGVVLMQILLSDRLQIVAPLEDYRNERRRHLSEDIRNDVNLKVVQAERLLKECQKRLSARSPLIKAISGCTKPNLFGPNENGRGADKPLLGDSVGLFENDTKRSYSEFSREPSAMGESSASATQGASVSTLTWNESLVELTEKNIEPLRLTTQSLSRMNGRSEEGGCRPDDMWNNLVSVAILDTGCEFSLDKLKDLIVGDNTGDIPFPKRVGWKDFGDESRRPSDPMVGESESRHGTIMARLFLGAMGMSKVYIPRVMKGTSDDRGAAERLAAAVEWAINECNVDIISISLRLNKPSEEVRKRFHETSGKALIFASGRNMNQGTYQETNRLPGNVREHPHPELRNFQVIGQDFNVPNPADGTPLIFQGTSCATPTAAGMAAFVIDFTRAYGIEWAKRRETGEKDEVDDIRKTLVDEKQRLKCDRIMMKVLLSYITRRDRAHKNLKGKYIRLNPELLFECAEDPGKWQRSVLLRIAEALKDKNGIRTSRRSA; this is translated from the exons ATGGCCCTCCACAACGACGGACAGATCGGCATGGAACGCGGTGTTCTCAGGTACGAGGACGTCAACGGCCATACAGCAGATGCTGAGTTTCCTTTTAGCGAAGTGCTTAAACACGAACTGCACTATCGCGAAAGAATTGTTCTTTGCTTGCGGCTAGTTCGTTCGCTGCTTGATCTTCACAACACTACCTGGCTGCGGGGTGACTGGGGTGTTGAAGACATCTGGGTGTACGGCAAATCGAGCTCCTCGGAACTACAGCTACGCCAGCCATATCTCAGGCTGGCTCTCCCGAGCAACCAAAGTGACTCGCCCGTGGACAGTCAGCCGTCGACTACGAGCGACTTCTTTGGCGATATGCATCGCTTTCCCCACGCCCTTAGCCTGGGTGTTGTTCTTATGCAAATACTGCTTAGCGATCGCCTGCAGATCGTTGCTCCGCTCGAAGATTATCGGAACGAGAGACGGAGACATTTATCAGAGGATATCCGGAATGACGTCAACCTCAAGGTGGTTCAGGCTGAAAGGTTGTTGAAAGAGTGTCAAAAGAGGCTCTCGGCTAGATCTCCGCTGATCAAGGCTATAAGCGGCTGCACAAAACCAAACCTGTTTGGGCCAAACGAGAACGGGAGAGGGGCAGACAAACCTCTTCTAGGGGACTCGGTTGGGCTGTTCGAAAACGACACAAAACGGTCCTACTCGGAATTTTCAAGGGAGCCGTCCGCTATGGGCGAGTCGTCGGCGAGCGCTACACAGGGTGCAAGTGTTTCAACTTTGACATGGAATGAGAGCCTCGTCGAGCTAAC AGAAAAGAACATTGAACCGTTAAGGCTTACCACCCAGAGCCTCTCCAGAATGAACGGAAGATCAGAGGAAGGGGGCTGTAGACCGGACGACATGTGGAATAACCTTGTCTCCGTGGCAATTCTGGATACCGGTTGCGAATTTAGTTTAGATAAGCTCAAGGATCTCATCGTTGGGGATAATACCGGCGACATTCCCTTTCCAAAAAGAGTCGGATGGAAGGATTTCGGGGACGAGTCACGCCGTCCCAGTGATCCCATGGTGGGTGAATCTGAAAGCCGCCATGGAACCATCATGGCCCGACTGTTCTTGGGAGCTATGGGAATGTCCAAAGTCTACATACCACGCGTTATGAAAGGCACTAGTGATGATAGGGGTGCTGCTGAGAGACTTGCTGCT GCCGTCGAATGGGCTATAAACGAATGTAATGTCGATATCATCAGTATCTCTCTCCGCCTTAACAAGCCTTCGGAGGAGGTGCGTAAGAGGTTCCATGAAACGAGCGGTAAAGCCTTGATCTTTGCCTCGGGTAGAAATATGAACCAAGGGACCTACCAAGAAACCAATCGCCTTCCCGGCAACGTTAGAGAAC ACCCGCATCCGGAGTTGCGGAACTTCCAAGTCATCGGACAGGATTTCAACGTCCCCAACCCTGCAGACGGGACTCCCCTGATCTTCCAAGGCACGTCCTGTGCAACCCCGACCGCAGCCGGGATGGCCGCCTTTGTTATCGACTTTACTCGAGCCTATGGAATAGAGTGGGCCAAACGTCGGGAAACCGGCGAGAAAGACGAGGTTGACGACATCCGAAAAACAttggtggatgagaagcAGAGACTCAAGTGCGACCGGATCATGATGAAAGTGTTGCTGTCGTACATTACGAGACGTGACCGGGCTCATAAGAACCTGAAGGGAAAGTACATCAGGCTCAACCCCGAGCTCTTGTTCGAATGCGCCGAGGACCCGGGAAAGTGGCAGCGATCAGTGCTGTTGAGAATTGCTGAGGCTTTGAAGGACAAGAATGGTATTCGGACGTCTAGGCGGAGCGCTTGA